The Sulfurimonas hydrogeniphila genome includes a window with the following:
- a CDS encoding response regulator transcription factor, protein MSIKILLLEDDLLFGETLVDLLEEEGYEVLHYPNGQDALDATYDTKFDIYLLDINVPLIDGISLLGDLRSAQDETPAIFLTSHKEKEMLHRGFVSGCDDFLTKPFDNAELLFRIQALIKRTKIKEAECIGELCHDKLHKCIYYNKTVLELSKKEYELLALLMNHVNSPVPKELIYEELWTTADGGGSDGAIRVYINRLKQLLPTMCIENIRGIGYKLVS, encoded by the coding sequence GTGTCGATTAAAATACTGCTGCTTGAAGATGACCTTCTTTTTGGGGAGACCCTGGTGGACTTACTCGAGGAAGAGGGGTATGAAGTGCTTCATTATCCAAACGGGCAGGATGCTCTTGATGCCACCTATGATACAAAGTTTGATATTTATCTTTTGGATATCAATGTGCCTCTTATAGACGGTATTTCTCTGCTCGGTGATTTACGCTCTGCCCAGGATGAAACACCTGCCATTTTTCTAACTTCGCATAAAGAAAAAGAGATGCTTCATCGTGGTTTTGTAAGCGGTTGTGATGACTTTTTAACAAAACCTTTTGACAATGCAGAACTTTTATTTCGCATACAGGCGCTTATAAAAAGAACCAAGATAAAAGAAGCGGAATGTATAGGTGAACTGTGTCATGACAAGCTGCATAAATGTATTTATTATAATAAAACGGTTTTGGAACTTTCAAAAAAAGAGTATGAACTTTTAGCATTGCTGATGAATCATGTCAACTCTCCTGTACCAAAAGAGCTGATATATGAAGAGTTGTGGACAACGGCTGACGGAGGAGGAAGTGATGGCGCTATACGCGTCTATATAAACAGACTCAAACAATTACTGCCTACTATGTGCATAGAAAATATTCGCGGCATCGGATACAAACTTGTTTCGTAA
- the pyrC gene encoding dihydroorotase: MKTHTLLMPLDMHLHLRDGVMLENVAPLTAYSYSGAIVMPNLVPPVETREDLLAYRERIMAAVPNDYFEPYMTLFYKNYDKAFLESIVDEITAIKLYPAGITTNSEGGVSSFDIEEMRTTLETMSSLGIPLCVHGETDGFVMDREAEFMSIYELLAQNFPDLKIIMEHITTKEAVAMLDKYPNLYATITVHHLLLTLDDVIGGLMRPHLFCKPIAKRPEDLDALLSVALEAHPKVMFGSDSAPHPQHKKESCGCAAGIFTAPISLQLLTEIFDQFDKLDNLQAFVSDNAQNIYGICPEFKEVTLEKRPFVVPQNYAGVVPMYAGETIGWAIESVD, translated from the coding sequence ATGAAAACTCATACACTTTTGATGCCTCTGGATATGCACCTGCACCTTCGTGACGGTGTAATGCTTGAAAATGTAGCGCCCTTGACGGCATACAGTTACAGCGGGGCCATAGTGATGCCCAATCTTGTGCCTCCTGTTGAGACAAGAGAAGATCTTTTGGCGTACAGAGAGCGGATTATGGCGGCTGTGCCAAATGATTATTTTGAACCCTACATGACACTGTTTTATAAAAATTATGATAAAGCTTTTTTAGAAAGCATAGTAGATGAAATAACAGCGATTAAACTCTATCCTGCGGGAATTACTACAAATTCAGAGGGCGGTGTCAGCTCTTTTGATATAGAAGAGATGCGTACTACTTTGGAGACGATGAGCAGTTTGGGTATTCCTTTATGCGTGCACGGTGAGACGGATGGTTTTGTGATGGACAGAGAAGCGGAGTTTATGAGTATTTATGAGCTTTTGGCACAGAATTTTCCTGATTTGAAAATTATAATGGAGCATATTACAACCAAAGAAGCAGTTGCCATGCTGGACAAATATCCGAATTTGTATGCGACGATTACTGTACATCACCTGCTGTTAACGCTGGATGATGTCATCGGCGGATTGATGCGGCCGCACCTTTTTTGCAAACCGATTGCCAAAAGACCGGAAGATTTGGATGCACTTTTAAGTGTAGCGCTTGAAGCGCATCCAAAAGTAATGTTCGGATCAGATTCTGCGCCGCATCCTCAGCATAAAAAAGAGTCCTGTGGCTGTGCGGCGGGTATTTTTACCGCACCGATTTCACTACAGCTTCTGACAGAAATATTTGATCAGTTTGACAAGTTGGATAATTTACAGGCATTTGTCAGTGACAATGCACAAAATATTTACGGAATCTGTCCTGAGTTTAAAGAAGTGACGCTTGAAAAAAGACCCTTTGTAGTTCCCCAGAACTATGCAGGAGTTGTGCCTATGTATGCGGGTGAAACGATAGGATGGGCTATAGAGAGTGTCGATTAA
- a CDS encoding phosphomannomutase/phosphoglucomutase yields MSIYREYDIRGIYKKELNKESVTKIGYGLASKIEGEYVAVGYDARNHSPILFEYLVAGLNAGGKKVLDMGLVPTPVNYFTNYQEWDGIVPSASVMITGSHNPSEYNGFKITVDKAPFFGEDIYALGRECETMQMPPKVPRDVSKIKAKERYIDFMVNEFQHLKGLQTKIVYDCGNGVAGVVLPEIFEKLALHVKGIYVEPDGTFPNHHPDPSVEENLKDVKALLEKEGDIAFAYDGDADRIAVLTHKNNIKGDMMALLYAMKMDKPTVVGEVKCSQVMYDELERRGAKAVMYKTGHSNLKVKMKEINADLACEVSGHVFFKNRYFGYDDAIYATLRMLELVHEGIDLDAELAKLPQVYSTEEIKVETTEAQKFKIIEKVKELLKNPPADFPVIKDMIDVDGVRINFEKGWGLVRASNTTPVLVTRFESTDKEEAKRYENAINDLIAQAKESL; encoded by the coding sequence ATGAGCATCTACAGAGAGTACGACATACGAGGAATATACAAAAAAGAGCTAAATAAAGAGAGTGTCACAAAAATAGGCTATGGGCTTGCATCTAAAATAGAGGGCGAATATGTGGCAGTGGGTTATGATGCCAGAAACCACTCGCCGATTCTTTTTGAGTATCTGGTGGCAGGGCTCAATGCAGGCGGGAAAAAAGTGCTTGACATGGGGCTTGTGCCGACACCGGTAAACTACTTTACAAATTATCAGGAGTGGGATGGCATTGTGCCTTCGGCTTCTGTTATGATAACAGGTTCGCATAATCCGAGTGAATACAACGGTTTTAAGATTACGGTAGACAAAGCGCCTTTTTTTGGGGAAGATATTTATGCGCTTGGGCGTGAGTGCGAGACGATGCAAATGCCGCCAAAAGTACCAAGAGATGTGAGTAAAATCAAGGCGAAAGAGCGTTATATAGATTTTATGGTCAATGAATTTCAACACCTTAAAGGGTTGCAAACAAAGATTGTTTATGATTGCGGCAATGGTGTAGCAGGTGTTGTGCTGCCTGAAATCTTTGAAAAACTCGCATTACATGTAAAGGGAATATATGTAGAGCCTGACGGAACTTTTCCAAACCATCATCCTGATCCTTCGGTAGAGGAAAATCTCAAAGATGTCAAAGCCCTGCTTGAAAAAGAGGGGGATATTGCTTTTGCGTATGACGGGGATGCAGACCGTATAGCGGTGCTTACGCATAAGAACAACATCAAAGGCGATATGATGGCACTTTTATATGCCATGAAGATGGACAAGCCGACCGTTGTAGGAGAAGTGAAATGCTCACAGGTGATGTATGATGAGTTGGAGCGTCGTGGTGCCAAGGCTGTGATGTATAAAACAGGACATTCAAATCTCAAAGTAAAAATGAAAGAAATCAATGCTGATTTGGCATGTGAGGTGAGCGGGCATGTTTTTTTTAAAAACCGTTATTTCGGCTATGATGATGCGATTTATGCAACACTCAGAATGTTGGAACTGGTACATGAGGGGATAGATTTAGATGCAGAACTTGCCAAACTCCCGCAAGTCTATTCTACCGAAGAAATTAAAGTAGAAACAACAGAAGCACAGAAATTTAAAATCATAGAAAAAGTAAAAGAACTGCTTAAAAATCCGCCTGCCGATTTTCCTGTTATAAAAGATATGATAGACGTGGACGGTGTACGCATCAACTTTGAAAAAGGCTGGGGGCTTGTACGGGCGAGTAACACAACACCGGTTTTAGTGACGCGATTTGAATCAACAGACAAAGAGGAAGCCAAACGCTATGAAAATGCAATCAATGATTTAATAGCCCAGGCAAAAGAAAGTTTATAA
- a CDS encoding cold-shock protein, translating to MAELQDGKVKWFNDEKGYGFIEQDNGGKDVFVHFRQVNNNGGGRVSLEEGQRVTFEVGEGQKGPQAENVTPL from the coding sequence ATGGCAGAATTACAAGACGGTAAAGTTAAATGGTTTAACGACGAAAAAGGTTATGGTTTCATAGAGCAAGACAATGGTGGAAAAGATGTATTCGTACATTTCCGTCAAGTGAACAACAACGGTGGTGGACGTGTTTCACTTGAAGAAGGTCAAAGAGTAACTTTCGAAGTTGGTGAAGGTCAAAAAGGCCCACAGGCTGAGAACGTAACTCCTCTTTAG
- a CDS encoding acetate/propionate family kinase has translation MRVAVINAGSSSLKFKLFAMPGAKILQSELVEHIGEPNSPVANHFEAIESLHVNFAEIDAVGHRVVHGGEQFRASVLIDDEVMQAISDLIPLAPLHNPANLEGIKVVRHYAPNIPQIAVFDTAFHATLKKEAFLYALPHELYEKHQIRRYGFHGTSHAYLLQQAALLLGKKAEDTNIISLHLGNGASACAVKNGKSCDTSMGFTPLEGLVMGTRSGDIDPAIVLYLQESLHVKPNEIDEMLNKKSGLLGLCGENDVRKIQNRKDDAAKLALDIMVRRIQKYIGAYMVLLEDVDAIIFSGGIGENSAYVREAVMNNKILKNIKSLVIKTDEELQIVNECLEVLKR, from the coding sequence ATGAGAGTTGCAGTAATCAATGCCGGAAGTTCTTCTTTAAAATTCAAACTTTTTGCAATGCCGGGTGCAAAAATTTTGCAAAGCGAGCTTGTAGAACATATAGGCGAGCCAAATTCGCCTGTAGCAAACCATTTTGAGGCGATAGAGTCTTTACATGTAAACTTTGCAGAGATTGATGCAGTAGGGCACAGAGTAGTTCACGGCGGTGAGCAGTTTAGAGCTTCTGTTCTTATAGATGATGAGGTTATGCAGGCTATAAGTGATTTAATTCCTTTGGCACCTTTGCATAATCCGGCAAATCTTGAAGGTATAAAAGTCGTTCGTCACTATGCGCCAAACATCCCTCAAATAGCTGTTTTTGATACGGCTTTTCATGCAACACTGAAAAAAGAGGCATTTTTATATGCACTTCCCCATGAGCTGTATGAAAAACATCAAATCCGCCGTTATGGTTTTCACGGGACGTCTCATGCCTATTTACTGCAACAAGCGGCATTATTGCTTGGAAAAAAAGCAGAAGATACAAACATTATAAGCTTGCATCTTGGAAACGGAGCAAGTGCCTGTGCTGTTAAAAACGGGAAAAGCTGCGATACTTCTATGGGATTTACTCCGCTTGAAGGGCTTGTGATGGGAACAAGGAGCGGTGACATTGACCCGGCTATTGTTTTATATCTGCAAGAGTCTTTACATGTAAAGCCGAATGAAATAGATGAAATGCTCAATAAAAAGTCAGGACTGCTTGGTTTGTGCGGCGAAAATGATGTACGAAAGATACAAAACCGCAAAGATGATGCGGCAAAACTGGCACTCGACATTATGGTGCGACGGATTCAAAAGTATATAGGTGCGTATATGGTGTTGCTTGAGGATGTGGATGCCATAATATTCAGCGGCGGTATAGGCGAAAATTCTGCATATGTTCGAGAAGCGGTTATGAATAATAAAATACTTAAAAATATAAAATCATTAGTGATAAAAACAGATGAAGAGTTGCAAATAGTAAACGAGTGTTTGGAAGTTTTAAAAAGATAG
- the pta gene encoding phosphate acetyltransferase — MKIKSLYIAAQEKNAGTLFVSMGMMEILKRKLHRVAFFRPIIFDKNIRDGDIDFILQRYNLDIDYAACYGFDIKEVEEMISKKEDNLLITRLIDKFKKLEREYDFVLCEGIRRSFLTSTISYDLNVKIAQNFAAPVISVIKVDSATTKEIYENVLIENEYLTSEGCTHFATFVNRVNDEKYKQLQKMFEKVPYTIYLLKEVEELNLPTIEDVIETLGAKKILLESYDHTRVIRNVKVAALTLDNFLEHIEEEDLVIVPADRSDIILGLFGALHSSGYPNIAAIIFPFSMKLNKNIQKLIEGLNSFKVPILCVDTDTFETARDVMKVHSRLRAHSERKIALALGLFNSSVDIKSIEEKIATAYSDIMTPQMFEYKLFYMASQNKKRIVLPESSDERILRAAEIILRRGVAEIIFIGDEEELKGRYLRLGLDLSAATVVNHLSSPLIEKFTDVFYELRKHKGITKEAAKDAMLHVNYFATMMVQLGYADGMVSGAIHATADTIRPALQIIKTKPEFSVVSSVFFMCLKTKVLVYGDCAINQDPDAQTLAEIAIASAQSAKMFGIEPKIAMLSYSTGESGHGSDVDKVRTATKIVRQKRPDLLVEGPIQYDAAIDKEVAKIKLPNSKVAGKATVFVFPDLNTGNNTYKAVQRSSGAIAIGPVLQGLNKPVNDLSRGCLVEDIVNTVAITAIQAGENQ; from the coding sequence ATGAAAATAAAATCACTCTATATTGCCGCACAGGAAAAAAATGCAGGGACACTTTTTGTCTCTATGGGCATGATGGAAATACTCAAGCGTAAACTGCATCGTGTCGCTTTTTTTCGCCCGATAATCTTTGACAAAAACATACGTGACGGTGATATAGACTTTATTTTGCAGCGTTATAATCTCGATATAGACTATGCAGCATGTTATGGTTTTGACATTAAAGAAGTCGAAGAGATGATTTCTAAAAAAGAGGACAATCTTCTGATAACCCGTCTTATAGACAAATTCAAAAAGCTTGAACGTGAGTATGATTTTGTATTGTGTGAAGGGATTCGGCGTTCTTTTTTAACCTCGACCATCAGTTATGATTTAAATGTCAAAATCGCCCAAAATTTTGCCGCACCCGTGATAAGCGTCATTAAAGTCGACAGTGCCACAACAAAAGAGATATATGAAAATGTTTTGATTGAAAATGAGTATCTGACTTCTGAGGGATGTACCCATTTTGCCACTTTTGTGAACCGTGTCAATGATGAAAAGTACAAGCAGTTGCAAAAAATGTTTGAAAAAGTGCCTTATACAATTTATCTTTTAAAAGAGGTAGAGGAATTGAACTTGCCTACTATTGAGGATGTGATAGAGACGCTTGGCGCAAAAAAGATACTGCTTGAGAGCTATGACCATACCAGAGTGATAAGAAATGTCAAAGTTGCAGCATTGACACTCGATAATTTTTTAGAACATATTGAAGAAGAAGATTTGGTCATTGTTCCCGCTGACAGATCTGATATTATTTTAGGGCTTTTTGGGGCTTTGCACTCTTCAGGTTATCCGAATATTGCTGCGATTATTTTTCCTTTCAGTATGAAGCTTAATAAAAATATTCAAAAGCTCATAGAAGGGCTAAACAGCTTCAAAGTGCCTATACTCTGTGTCGATACCGATACTTTTGAAACAGCAAGAGATGTCATGAAAGTGCACTCAAGACTGCGTGCTCATTCTGAGAGAAAAATCGCACTTGCTTTGGGACTTTTTAACAGCAGTGTGGATATAAAAAGCATAGAAGAAAAGATAGCAACAGCCTACAGTGATATTATGACACCGCAGATGTTTGAATACAAACTTTTTTACATGGCGTCGCAAAATAAAAAAAGAATCGTGTTGCCCGAATCAAGTGATGAACGCATTTTAAGGGCAGCAGAAATAATTTTAAGAAGAGGGGTCGCAGAGATTATTTTTATAGGTGATGAAGAAGAACTCAAAGGGCGTTATCTGCGTTTGGGGCTTGATTTATCCGCGGCAACTGTAGTCAATCATCTCTCATCCCCATTGATAGAAAAGTTTACGGATGTTTTTTACGAGCTGAGAAAACACAAAGGTATCACAAAAGAGGCAGCCAAAGATGCAATGTTGCATGTGAACTATTTTGCCACAATGATGGTACAACTCGGTTATGCCGACGGTATGGTCAGTGGTGCTATTCATGCAACGGCAGATACCATTCGTCCCGCTTTGCAGATTATAAAAACAAAACCGGAATTTTCTGTTGTTTCAAGTGTCTTTTTTATGTGTCTTAAAACAAAGGTGCTTGTGTACGGTGACTGTGCAATCAATCAGGATCCGGACGCGCAAACGCTCGCAGAAATCGCCATTGCATCGGCGCAAAGTGCAAAAATGTTCGGTATTGAGCCAAAAATTGCCATGCTTTCATACTCGACGGGAGAGAGCGGGCACGGCTCGGATGTTGACAAAGTAAGAACTGCCACAAAAATTGTACGCCAAAAGCGACCGGATTTACTTGTAGAAGGGCCTATTCAGTATGATGCGGCAATTGACAAAGAGGTGGCAAAAATCAAACTGCCGAACTCAAAAGTGGCAGGGAAGGCGACGGTATTTGTATTTCCTGATTTAAACACAGGCAACAATACCTATAAAGCCGTACAACGCTCAAGCGGAGCCATTGCTATAGGACCCGTATTGCAGGGACTCAACAAGCCGGTAAATGATTTGAGCCGAGGCTGTCTGGTGGAGGATATTGTCAATACCGTAGCTATTACGGCTATTCAAGCGGGGGAAAACCAATGA
- a CDS encoding YchJ family protein, with the protein MTPKELMISRYEAFVKKDWEYLAHTSVSQTVEDLRHTPALEWLRLDVLHVTADTVEFKAYYKENDTLHVLHEKSFFVQKDGQWKYKDGTLYNSKIERNISCPCGSGKKYKKCCG; encoded by the coding sequence ATGACACCAAAAGAGTTAATGATAAGCAGATATGAGGCATTTGTAAAAAAAGACTGGGAATATTTGGCACACACTTCTGTTTCACAGACAGTTGAAGATTTGCGACATACGCCTGCATTAGAGTGGCTGAGGCTTGATGTGTTACATGTAACGGCAGATACGGTCGAGTTTAAAGCCTATTACAAAGAAAACGATACCTTACATGTACTGCATGAAAAAAGTTTTTTTGTGCAGAAAGATGGCCAATGGAAATATAAAGACGGAACACTTTACAACTCCAAAATAGAGCGAAATATCAGCTGTCCCTGCGGAAGCGGCAAAAAATACAAAAAGTGCTGTGGCTGA
- a CDS encoding GNAT family N-acetyltransferase, translating into MQIREMTFKELYPVYDLVKQLYTELSYDEFEDLIYDMRHMEYKMFGILERGELVCYGGAAVQTSLCHKRHLYVFDLVTDEKYREKGYAKMMLEYLQDYAKTAACEKLVLSFKWQGKNVIQV; encoded by the coding sequence ATGCAAATAAGAGAAATGACATTCAAAGAACTTTATCCCGTGTATGACCTGGTAAAACAGCTTTACACAGAGCTGAGCTACGATGAATTTGAAGACCTTATATACGATATGCGACATATGGAATATAAGATGTTCGGTATTTTGGAACGCGGTGAACTGGTATGCTACGGAGGTGCAGCGGTGCAGACAAGCCTCTGCCATAAAAGACATCTTTATGTTTTTGATTTGGTCACGGATGAAAAATATCGTGAAAAAGGTTATGCTAAAATGATGCTGGAGTATCTGCAGGATTATGCCAAAACTGCCGCCTGCGAAAAACTTGTACTCTCCTTCAAATGGCAAGGAAAAAATGTTATTCAAGTGTAA
- a CDS encoding ATP-binding protein has translation MRISLSTKVAIGTFIIATVGILVIVFFSFSLMMQYSKENSLEQLNFELKQNKESIHNDIQQVVYDAKILSKNEDVTAYSRAFYNPYSYDKKTNRTLKGIESSLEKNFIALLSHNDAYFNIRLLYKTGWELLVTYKDKEGVHIQKKSLLQDKSAKKYFQETIKLHPEEVSVSDITLNEEYGQLSYPLTPTIRISLPIYIDKKLFGMLIINANINKLFRVIKQYDDKNSPKNIYLADKNKYYIYNKDQSKTFGYVFGHKDYRLDYDFDLSKQSYYKDDILFTYTTLHYTKDKFIYIALTSTSSFLQKDYKKFIHSLTLYSLLVSLLIALISLILVRWLITPLSKITQAAKAIADDTSKNNIDFNTIHTHDEIEELADSLQIMLQKLEESKKDVEKKVKERTEELNKLNETLEQLVKEKTNENIKQLETLQQQSKLASMGEMIGAIAHQWRQPLNEISIAVQNLKYDYEDGLITKEYLDDFIKSTKKVIQFMSDTIDDFRNFYRVDKTQERFSVKEAVQRVLSIQTAQLQNNNIKVTLLGEDFETIGYKNELQQVILNLINNAKDVLLERNISDAKITIILKNHTVIVRDNGGGITPEVIDRIFEPYFTTKEQGKGTGMGLYMSKMMIEENMNAKLSVKNTGEGAEFRIDFDE, from the coding sequence ATGCGTATTAGTCTCTCAACAAAGGTTGCCATCGGCACTTTCATCATTGCCACGGTCGGAATACTTGTGATTGTCTTTTTCTCTTTTTCTCTTATGATGCAGTATTCAAAAGAGAATTCCCTTGAACAACTCAACTTTGAGCTCAAACAAAACAAAGAAAGTATTCACAACGACATCCAACAGGTTGTTTATGATGCAAAAATCCTCTCAAAAAATGAAGATGTTACAGCATATTCGCGGGCATTTTACAATCCTTACAGTTATGATAAAAAAACAAACAGAACTTTAAAAGGAATAGAGTCTTCTCTTGAAAAAAACTTTATCGCTCTTTTATCGCACAACGATGCCTATTTCAACATCCGTCTTTTATATAAAACCGGTTGGGAACTCCTTGTCACATATAAAGACAAAGAGGGTGTACATATTCAGAAAAAGAGTCTTTTACAAGACAAATCAGCAAAAAAATACTTTCAAGAAACAATAAAACTCCATCCTGAAGAGGTTTCTGTCTCAGATATAACACTCAATGAAGAGTATGGACAGCTTTCCTATCCGCTTACGCCGACTATTCGCATCTCTTTACCAATATATATTGACAAAAAACTCTTTGGTATGCTCATCATCAATGCAAATATCAATAAACTTTTTCGGGTGATTAAACAATATGATGACAAAAACAGCCCTAAAAACATCTATCTTGCAGACAAAAACAAATACTATATTTACAATAAGGACCAAAGCAAAACATTCGGATATGTGTTTGGGCACAAAGACTACAGGCTTGATTATGATTTTGATCTGAGTAAACAGAGTTATTATAAAGACGATATATTGTTTACCTATACAACACTTCACTATACAAAAGATAAATTCATATATATTGCACTGACATCTACAAGCAGTTTTTTACAAAAAGACTATAAAAAATTTATTCACTCACTCACACTTTATAGTTTGCTAGTCTCCTTGCTTATTGCTTTGATCTCACTTATACTTGTCCGTTGGCTTATCACACCACTCAGTAAAATCACCCAGGCTGCAAAAGCCATTGCCGATGATACGTCAAAAAACAACATTGACTTCAATACTATTCATACGCATGATGAAATCGAAGAGTTGGCAGACTCTCTGCAGATTATGCTTCAAAAGTTAGAAGAGTCAAAAAAAGATGTCGAGAAAAAAGTCAAAGAACGCACAGAAGAACTTAACAAACTCAATGAAACACTCGAACAACTGGTGAAAGAAAAAACAAATGAAAATATCAAACAGCTTGAAACACTTCAACAGCAGAGTAAACTTGCCTCCATGGGAGAGATGATAGGCGCCATTGCCCATCAGTGGAGGCAACCGCTTAACGAGATAAGCATAGCCGTCCAAAATCTCAAATATGATTATGAAGACGGATTAATTACAAAAGAGTACCTTGATGACTTCATAAAATCAACAAAAAAAGTAATTCAGTTTATGTCCGATACCATTGACGATTTTAGAAATTTCTACCGGGTTGACAAAACACAGGAACGCTTTAGTGTAAAAGAAGCGGTACAAAGAGTTCTCTCTATTCAAACAGCGCAACTGCAAAACAACAACATCAAAGTTACACTCCTTGGTGAAGATTTTGAAACAATCGGGTACAAAAATGAACTGCAGCAGGTTATTTTAAACCTTATAAACAATGCAAAAGATGTTTTGCTTGAAAGAAATATCAGTGACGCTAAAATTACAATTATTTTAAAGAATCATACAGTAATAGTACGTGATAATGGTGGGGGAATCACTCCAGAGGTTATAGACAGGATTTTTGAGCCCTACTTTACGACAAAAGAACAGGGCAAAGGAACAGGAATGGGTCTGTATATGTCTAAAATGATGATTGAAGAAAATATGAACGCAAAACTGAGCGTAAAAAACACCGGCGAAGGTGCAGAATTTAGGATAGACTTTGATGAGTAA
- a CDS encoding GGDEF domain-containing response regulator, which produces MSKNDIAILYVEDEVHVREMLSRFLQRFCTKLYIAKDGEEGLSLYKKHHPDIVISDIRMPKMSGLEMAEAIKKINPSQLIMLITAHNDSEFLHKAINLGIDGYILKPVDLDAVNEKLKTLIQRIQNERAAQQLKESEEKLKLLSQAVEQMHEMVQITDVDGKIIYVNPAATENTQYEENELVGKSNRILKSGEHSKKFYDNLWKTVSEGKTYQNTFINKRKDGSLYYDEKIISPIKDKDGKVRYFVSTSRDITQRIALEKELQKLATKDALTGLYNRYKMSTLIEDEIKRTKRYGEVFSLLMLDIDKFKNVNDTYGHDVGDYVLQELSRIVLQTIRKTDSFGRWGGEEFMLLTPHTNTQQAMELAQKIRKGVEEHPFKHVKKITVSIGVTEYINGEKETSLLKRADQALYEAKASGRNRVVFF; this is translated from the coding sequence ATGAGTAAGAATGATATTGCTATATTGTATGTGGAAGATGAAGTACATGTAAGAGAGATGCTCTCACGCTTTTTGCAGCGTTTTTGCACTAAGCTTTATATTGCAAAAGATGGAGAAGAGGGGCTGTCTTTGTACAAAAAGCACCATCCGGATATTGTTATTTCAGATATCCGTATGCCAAAAATGAGTGGACTCGAGATGGCTGAAGCCATCAAAAAAATCAATCCTTCCCAACTTATTATGCTCATAACAGCCCACAATGACAGTGAATTTTTACACAAAGCCATTAACCTTGGAATAGACGGCTACATTCTCAAACCGGTAGATTTGGATGCTGTGAATGAAAAATTAAAAACTCTTATACAACGCATACAAAACGAAAGAGCGGCACAGCAGCTCAAAGAGAGCGAAGAGAAACTAAAGCTTCTTTCACAGGCTGTGGAACAGATGCATGAAATGGTACAGATTACAGATGTTGACGGAAAAATCATTTATGTAAATCCTGCGGCAACCGAGAATACGCAATATGAAGAGAATGAACTTGTAGGAAAAAGCAACCGTATACTCAAATCAGGAGAACATTCAAAAAAGTTTTATGATAATCTATGGAAAACTGTTTCAGAGGGAAAAACCTATCAAAATACTTTTATCAACAAAAGAAAAGACGGAAGTCTGTACTATGATGAAAAAATCATCTCTCCCATAAAAGACAAAGATGGAAAGGTGCGCTACTTTGTCTCCACAAGCCGTGATATAACACAACGGATTGCTCTGGAAAAAGAACTTCAAAAACTTGCAACCAAAGATGCGCTTACAGGTCTGTATAATCGCTATAAAATGTCAACACTTATAGAAGATGAAATAAAAAGAACAAAACGCTACGGTGAAGTTTTCAGTCTTCTTATGCTTGACATAGACAAATTTAAGAATGTCAATGACACCTATGGACATGATGTGGGCGATTATGTTTTGCAGGAGTTGAGTCGTATTGTTTTGCAAACCATAAGAAAAACGGACAGTTTCGGGCGATGGGGCGGTGAAGAGTTTATGCTGCTGACCCCCCATACAAATACACAACAGGCTATGGAACTTGCCCAAAAAATACGTAAAGGTGTAGAAGAACATCCTTTTAAACATGTAAAAAAAATCACAGTAAGTATTGGCGTTACAGAGTACATAAACGGAGAAAAGGAAACATCACTCTTAAAACGCGCTGATCAGGCTTTATACGAGGCAAAAGCTTCCGGGCGCAACCGGGTAGTCTTTTTTTAA